CCATGTTGGTTCCTTTACTCATACTTCTCTATATAAtcctcttattattttatttcagtcaGAATTTATTGACTGAGCTATCTCTTTCCAGATGATACCTGAGATGCTGTGTTATACTTGTCACTTCCTATTGTTATGCTCATTTGTTAATTTCCTTTCTAGAACAGAATTACCGAGTAAAATAGTAGAAGCATTTTAAAGGTCTCTGGCACACATAGCTAGATGGTATCCAGATAGtttataccattttttaaagattacttttaaCATTGTCTGGGAGAAATCCCAGTGGCATGGAGATTTGCACGAGTTGGAACCAAACTCTTTCCTGAAGGTTGTACCCTCCCCTAGTTGTTCTGGGAGAGGCAATTCCTGGTAAGAACTCTCCCCAAGGTCCCCTTCATTTCACTGTTCCTCAGGGTGTAGATAAGTGGGTTGAGCAGTGGGGTTCCCAATGTGTATACCAGTGAGATGAACTGATCTTGCTTGGGATAGTAGCTGGAGTTGGGGCGCAGGTACATGAAGGCGCAACAGCCATACTGCAGCAGGACCACAGAGAGGTGGGAAGAGCAGGTGGAGAAGGCCCGGTGACGCCCAGCTGTTGAGTGAATCTTGAGCACAGCGGCCACAATGAAGGTGTAGGAAGTGGCAATGAGGAAGAAAGGCATGGCAATGGCCAGTGTGGCTGCCACCAGCACTGACTGCTCATGGACATGGCTATTGGCACAAACAAGACGCATCACTGGTGGGACATCACAAAAGAAATGCTCGATACTCCGAGCCCGGCAGAATGGCAGAGAGAAGATGAAGGCCACCAGTTGTGTGGACAGGAACAAGCCAATCACCACAGAGGCCATGACCAAGCGGACACAGAGAGTTAAAGTCATGGTGAGAGGGTACTGCAAAGGGTGGCAAA
This is a stretch of genomic DNA from Canis aureus isolate CA01 chromosome 21, VMU_Caureus_v.1.0, whole genome shotgun sequence. It encodes these proteins:
- the OR10W1 gene encoding olfactory receptor 10W1, with protein sequence MTWGNRSLLMEFGFLAYPSHPELRVLSFLGVSLIYTLIISGNVLIVVAIQTEARLHTPMYYFLGSLSGIEICYTAVVVPHILANILRPEKTITLLGCATQMIFFIGLGSADCFLLAAMAYDRYVAICHPLQYPLTMTLTLCVRLVMASVVIGLFLSTQLVAFIFSLPFCRARSIEHFFCDVPPVMRLVCANSHVHEQSVLVAATLAIAMPFFLIATSYTFIVAAVLKIHSTAGRHRAFSTCSSHLSVVLLQYGCCAFMYLRPNSSYYPKQDQFISLVYTLGTPLLNPLIYTLRNSEMKGTLGRVLTRNCLSQNN